In Bdellovibrio sp. GT3, one genomic interval encodes:
- a CDS encoding serine protease, whose translation MRAFRGLLLSVVFVFSQSAFSHDIVGGVEAAPGEFPWIVSLLDKDGKAYCGGSLIAKKWVLTAAHCMKYAPAKILVGLYQMSQMEGAEIHTAARIINHPKKGYFSNDYDFSLIELAAESAIAPVELNTQEIQIPTEPTAPAVMTTVAGWGTLTSNGAVPDILNKVDVPLVPQESCNKVYSPFGFEVTDRMLCAGLEAGGKDSCQGDSGGPMILKTTEKTLLAGIVSWGMGCAEPNYPGVYAKVNAVTDWINQTMAGEVPAPIP comes from the coding sequence ATGCGAGCGTTTCGAGGCCTGCTGTTGTCAGTGGTATTCGTGTTCAGTCAGTCAGCTTTTTCACACGACATCGTTGGTGGGGTGGAAGCAGCACCCGGTGAATTCCCTTGGATCGTTTCACTCCTGGATAAAGACGGCAAAGCTTATTGTGGTGGCAGCTTGATCGCAAAAAAATGGGTTTTAACCGCCGCCCATTGTATGAAGTATGCTCCCGCGAAAATTTTGGTGGGACTGTATCAGATGTCACAAATGGAGGGGGCTGAAATTCATACGGCTGCCCGGATTATCAATCATCCTAAAAAAGGCTACTTTTCCAATGATTATGATTTCTCACTGATTGAGCTTGCTGCGGAATCGGCGATCGCGCCGGTAGAGCTGAACACTCAGGAAATTCAAATCCCCACTGAGCCCACAGCGCCAGCAGTGATGACAACAGTGGCGGGCTGGGGAACGCTGACCTCGAATGGGGCTGTTCCGGATATTTTAAATAAAGTCGATGTGCCTTTGGTTCCTCAGGAGAGTTGCAACAAGGTGTATTCCCCGTTTGGATTTGAAGTTACCGACCGGATGCTTTGTGCAGGTTTGGAAGCCGGTGGCAAAGATTCGTGTCAGGGTGACAGCGGTGGTCCGATGATTTTAAAAACGACTGAAAAAACATTATTGGCAGGAATCGTAAGTTGGGGAATGGGATGTGCTGAGCCCAATTACCCAGGTGTTTATGCCAAAGTGAACGCGGTGACTGATTGGATTAATCAAACAATGGCCGGGGAGGTGCCTGCTCCTATACCTTAG
- a CDS encoding serine protease, producing the protein MKVLNYLLITGLVFTGAVSTAAQKVGAKIVGGVEASVGEFPYMVSLQGNYGGHFCGGSLIKPNWVLTAAHCVKGGTVKAVKIGLHSQKDTAGVESFAPVKIVANAGYPGGGTDYDYALIQLDGNSTFTPIELNTTEIVIPEDGTEIMSTTAGWGATKEGAYGLPDKLQKVDVPLVSQAACSKSYSGKITDRMICAGYTQGGKDSCQGDSGGPLVAKADDGQTYLIGVVSWGKGCARAGYPGVYAKVNAAIDWINQTIAE; encoded by the coding sequence ATGAAAGTTTTAAACTACCTATTAATCACAGGTCTAGTATTTACAGGTGCAGTTTCCACAGCAGCGCAAAAAGTTGGCGCTAAAATCGTGGGTGGCGTTGAGGCGTCTGTTGGTGAGTTTCCATATATGGTATCTCTACAAGGTAACTACGGCGGTCACTTTTGCGGTGGTTCATTGATTAAGCCAAACTGGGTTTTGACAGCAGCTCACTGTGTAAAAGGTGGTACTGTTAAAGCTGTTAAAATCGGTCTTCACAGTCAAAAAGACACTGCAGGTGTTGAGTCTTTCGCTCCAGTTAAAATCGTGGCTAACGCTGGCTACCCAGGTGGCGGCACAGACTACGACTACGCGTTGATCCAACTTGATGGCAACTCCACATTCACTCCAATCGAATTGAACACGACTGAAATCGTTATTCCTGAAGACGGTACTGAAATCATGTCCACAACTGCTGGTTGGGGCGCGACTAAAGAAGGTGCTTACGGTCTTCCAGACAAATTGCAAAAAGTTGACGTTCCATTGGTTTCTCAAGCAGCTTGCTCTAAGTCCTATTCTGGTAAAATCACAGATCGTATGATCTGCGCTGGTTACACTCAAGGCGGCAAAGACTCTTGCCAAGGCGATTCTGGCGGTCCATTGGTGGCTAAAGCGGACGACGGCCAAACTTACCTGATCGGTGTAGTGAGCTGGGGTAAAGGCTGTGCACGTGCCGGTTACCCAGGCGTTTATGCCAAAGTCAATGCAGCAATTGACTGGATTAACCAGACTATCGCTGAATAA
- a CDS encoding NAD(P)/FAD-dependent oxidoreductase, translated as MQNKEFDILVVGAGIIGTSVGAELARRGAKVCVIDKGSVGRGCSYGNAGWMTPCFSMPLPMPGMFLKSMKWLANPNSPLHIKPSLSLDLAAWLFHFMKAMNEKQARRAVEGLVVLSQKSLEEYAKLGQKYPKTRFEQKGLLMVSRTKEGVAAAVEELEYVRGVGVTGKQMTGEEIMNFEPAFRPPMLGGVYFDQEAMAEPFQVVQAMAEEIRANGGEIIENCELMDLEIQGGKVTKALTSKGEFKFKEIVVATGSWSKDLAKLLQLRIPILGGKGYALIVPKLEKQPKYPIMFVEKKIAITPRENTLRIAGTLELVDQDFSITERRVNNIKKGASELLYLPEQLEVQELWAGLRPCTPDGVPLIGYHNKISNLMLAVGHQMLGLQSGAGTGLMVADLIDKKKTFVDVETFAPNRF; from the coding sequence ATGCAAAATAAAGAATTTGATATCTTAGTAGTTGGTGCCGGCATCATCGGAACTTCCGTAGGTGCAGAGCTTGCTCGTCGTGGCGCAAAAGTTTGTGTAATCGATAAAGGTTCAGTGGGCCGTGGTTGCTCGTATGGGAATGCAGGTTGGATGACTCCTTGCTTTTCTATGCCGCTTCCAATGCCAGGTATGTTCCTGAAATCCATGAAGTGGTTGGCGAATCCGAACAGCCCCCTTCATATCAAACCGTCCTTGTCGTTGGATCTGGCTGCATGGCTGTTCCACTTCATGAAGGCGATGAATGAAAAGCAAGCGCGTCGCGCAGTCGAAGGCTTGGTTGTTCTTTCCCAAAAATCTTTGGAAGAGTACGCAAAACTTGGTCAGAAGTACCCAAAAACCCGCTTTGAACAAAAAGGCCTTTTGATGGTTTCCCGCACTAAAGAGGGTGTGGCGGCAGCTGTTGAGGAACTTGAATACGTTCGTGGCGTTGGTGTGACTGGCAAACAAATGACTGGCGAAGAAATTATGAATTTCGAACCAGCGTTCCGTCCGCCAATGTTGGGTGGTGTGTACTTTGATCAGGAAGCTATGGCTGAGCCATTCCAAGTGGTTCAGGCAATGGCCGAAGAAATTCGCGCTAACGGCGGCGAGATCATTGAAAACTGTGAGTTGATGGATCTTGAAATCCAAGGTGGTAAAGTCACCAAGGCCCTTACTTCCAAAGGTGAATTCAAATTCAAGGAAATCGTTGTGGCGACAGGCAGCTGGTCTAAGGATCTTGCGAAGTTGTTGCAGCTTAGAATTCCGATTTTGGGTGGTAAAGGTTATGCCTTGATCGTTCCAAAACTTGAAAAACAACCAAAGTATCCAATCATGTTCGTCGAGAAAAAAATCGCGATCACTCCGCGCGAAAACACTTTGCGTATCGCGGGAACTTTGGAGCTTGTGGATCAAGATTTCTCCATTACAGAACGTCGTGTGAACAATATCAAAAAAGGTGCATCTGAGTTGTTGTATCTTCCAGAGCAACTGGAAGTTCAGGAGCTGTGGGCGGGACTTCGTCCTTGTACACCGGATGGCGTGCCTTTGATCGGTTACCACAATAAGATCTCCAACTTGATGTTGGCAGTGGGTCACCAGATGCTGGGTCTTCAATCCGGCGCTGGTACAGGCTTGATGGTGGCGGACCTTATCGATAAGAAGAAAACTTTCGTCGATGTGGAAACCTTCGCACCGAACAGATTCTAA
- a CDS encoding bifunctional 5,10-methylenetetrahydrofolate dehydrogenase/5,10-methenyltetrahydrofolate cyclohydrolase — MLILDGKEVSKQIRASLVPRIESFKAKNGRAPHLAVVIVGEDPASLIYVRNKKKSCELVGMTSTIHALPSDITQNELIEMIETLNNDEGVDGILVQFPLPKHLSAHEVLQTVSPLKDADGLTYKSLGYFFAGRPLVSPCTPKGVMSILAYYKINVEGMNAVVVGRSNIVGKPMATLLTEANATVTLCHSKTKNLSEFTQRADLVVVAAGKAHLLGKEDFKKDAIVIDVGMHGSGQGQKLRGDVRFAELQGWAKAASPVPGGVGPMTITTLLENTCLLAENRAGQ, encoded by the coding sequence GTGCTCATTTTAGATGGCAAAGAAGTATCAAAGCAAATTCGCGCCTCCCTGGTTCCTCGCATTGAATCATTTAAAGCAAAAAACGGCCGCGCCCCACATCTGGCGGTTGTTATCGTGGGCGAGGATCCTGCCAGTCTGATTTACGTTCGCAATAAAAAGAAATCCTGCGAACTTGTTGGAATGACGTCCACCATTCATGCCTTGCCGTCAGATATCACGCAAAATGAACTGATCGAAATGATTGAGACTCTGAACAACGATGAAGGTGTTGATGGAATTCTTGTACAGTTCCCATTGCCCAAACATCTAAGCGCCCATGAAGTGTTGCAAACGGTGTCGCCGTTGAAGGATGCGGATGGTTTGACGTACAAGTCTCTTGGTTATTTCTTTGCGGGCCGACCGTTGGTCAGTCCTTGCACACCAAAAGGTGTGATGTCCATTCTGGCGTATTATAAAATCAACGTTGAAGGCATGAATGCCGTCGTCGTCGGGCGCAGCAATATCGTGGGTAAACCGATGGCGACTCTTTTGACAGAAGCCAATGCCACAGTGACTTTATGTCATTCAAAAACCAAAAACCTGTCGGAGTTCACACAGCGTGCGGACCTGGTCGTGGTTGCCGCGGGTAAGGCCCATTTGCTGGGTAAAGAAGATTTTAAAAAAGATGCGATTGTCATTGATGTGGGAATGCATGGTTCCGGTCAGGGACAAAAGCTTCGTGGTGACGTAAGATTTGCTGAGCTCCAAGGTTGGGCAAAAGCTGCGAGTCCGGTTCCAGGCGGAGTTGGTCCAATGACAATTACGACGCTTTTGGAAAACACTTGTCTGTTGGCTGAAAACAGAGCAGGTCAATAG
- a CDS encoding aromatic ring-hydroxylating dioxygenase subunit alpha, whose product MFTGFLKNVWYVALPSAELAINKAQARKILNEPVVFFRNSQGKVSAMRDICPHRGIPLSYGRVVNDTLECPYHGWKFNGSGVCTEIPSLCEGQDLNPGKIKVRSYPVHEAQGLIWVFMGDKDFDLSKVPTPPVMKGFPEDKKPNLTYVVNFPCHVDHAVIGLMDPAHGPYVHKSWFWRSEKTMLEKRKLFGPVDFGFQMIRHQPSSNSKAYKLLGGVPTTEITFTLPCVRVEHIQVGERKFYSYTALTPVDEKNTRVTQLAVWDIPWLTLFKPAVNQFGKVFLGQDMEAVTKQQDGLKYDPSLMLIKDADTQAKWYYSLKTEYHNALEEKRDFVNPVKQTELRWRS is encoded by the coding sequence ATGTTCACAGGATTTTTAAAAAACGTATGGTACGTGGCTTTGCCAAGTGCCGAACTTGCCATCAATAAAGCTCAAGCCAGAAAAATCCTGAATGAGCCTGTGGTGTTCTTCCGTAATTCCCAGGGGAAAGTTTCAGCAATGCGTGACATCTGTCCTCATCGCGGAATTCCGTTAAGCTACGGACGTGTTGTGAATGACACTCTTGAGTGTCCATATCATGGCTGGAAATTCAATGGATCTGGAGTTTGTACAGAGATCCCGTCGTTGTGTGAAGGTCAGGATTTGAATCCTGGTAAAATCAAAGTTCGCAGTTATCCGGTTCACGAAGCTCAGGGGTTGATCTGGGTCTTTATGGGCGACAAGGATTTTGATTTAAGCAAGGTTCCCACTCCACCAGTGATGAAGGGTTTCCCAGAGGATAAAAAACCGAATCTGACTTATGTGGTGAACTTCCCATGTCACGTGGATCATGCGGTCATTGGTCTTATGGACCCGGCACATGGTCCTTATGTGCATAAAAGCTGGTTCTGGCGTTCTGAAAAAACCATGCTTGAAAAAAGAAAGCTGTTTGGACCCGTGGATTTTGGTTTTCAGATGATTCGTCATCAACCGTCCTCCAACTCCAAGGCTTATAAATTGTTGGGCGGAGTGCCCACGACCGAAATCACATTCACGCTGCCATGTGTGCGTGTGGAGCATATTCAGGTCGGGGAGCGTAAATTCTATTCTTATACAGCACTGACTCCGGTCGACGAGAAAAACACGCGGGTCACTCAGCTTGCAGTTTGGGATATTCCTTGGCTGACACTATTTAAACCGGCTGTGAATCAGTTCGGAAAAGTGTTCCTGGGCCAGGATATGGAAGCCGTTACCAAGCAGCAGGATGGTCTGAAATACGACCCAAGTCTGATGTTGATCAAGGACGCTGACACTCAGGCCAAGTGGTATTATTCTTTAAAGACCGAATATCACAATGCCCTGGAAGAAAAACGCGACTTTGTAAATCCGGTTAAACAGACAGAACTTCGCTGGAGAAGTTAA
- a CDS encoding esterase-like activity of phytase family protein translates to MQIFLMVLVSVLMLSGPAQALSLKYVGETSIVTGAKFENTTIGGLSGITYKDGILNAISDDKGRWGEPRIYQFEFKVNNKSMTLIPKSVKEVKGLPKEGRRKAFVDLEGLVQLPDGDFLISSEGNGDLKPRSLPRIFRAGAEGKWKSDISIPEKYLPESTGMQSKGVQNNGAFEGLTATADGKFVFSCLEAPLTQDIDMETEASGVVVRMLKFEDRGAQRGYYSPVSEFAYKVDAYRDNQIGREIFRGVSEVLALSESKVIVLERGARLYGKGWKSTVSLYLADLSKATNTLPMVKLSDHKYTPVEKVKLLDLETDLIKERGKKDVQNFEGLAIGPKLPDGRRTLLVMSDNNFSKNEVTELLVFAIEGE, encoded by the coding sequence ATGCAGATATTTCTGATGGTTCTTGTTTCGGTTCTGATGTTGTCAGGACCCGCGCAGGCTTTAAGTTTAAAATATGTAGGCGAGACATCGATTGTCACTGGCGCCAAGTTTGAAAACACCACCATTGGTGGATTGTCCGGTATCACATACAAAGACGGCATTCTGAATGCCATCAGTGATGATAAAGGCCGTTGGGGCGAGCCCCGTATTTATCAATTCGAATTTAAAGTTAATAATAAATCAATGACCTTGATTCCTAAGTCAGTGAAAGAAGTGAAAGGGCTTCCCAAAGAAGGCCGTCGTAAAGCTTTCGTGGATTTGGAAGGCCTGGTGCAATTGCCTGATGGTGATTTTTTAATTTCCTCGGAAGGTAACGGAGATCTTAAGCCGCGATCCTTACCACGAATTTTCCGGGCAGGAGCGGAAGGCAAATGGAAATCAGATATTTCAATTCCGGAAAAGTACCTGCCAGAGAGCACCGGTATGCAAAGCAAAGGTGTTCAGAACAATGGTGCCTTTGAAGGGTTGACTGCGACTGCTGATGGCAAGTTTGTTTTTTCCTGCCTTGAAGCGCCTTTAACTCAGGACATCGACATGGAGACCGAAGCCTCCGGCGTTGTCGTACGAATGTTGAAATTTGAGGACCGTGGTGCCCAACGTGGATATTATTCCCCGGTTTCAGAGTTTGCTTATAAAGTCGATGCCTATCGTGACAATCAGATCGGTCGTGAGATTTTCAGAGGTGTTTCTGAGGTTCTGGCCCTGTCTGAGTCCAAGGTGATTGTGCTTGAACGTGGCGCACGTCTTTATGGCAAAGGCTGGAAATCAACGGTTTCTTTGTATTTGGCGGATTTGTCAAAGGCGACCAATACTTTGCCGATGGTGAAACTTTCTGATCATAAGTACACACCCGTTGAAAAAGTGAAGCTGCTTGATCTTGAAACAGACTTGATAAAAGAGCGCGGAAAGAAAGACGTTCAAAACTTTGAAGGTTTGGCCATCGGGCCCAAATTGCCGGATGGTCGTCGTACGCTTCTGGTTATGTCAGATAATAATTTTTCCAAGAACGAAGTTACTGAACTTCTGGTCTTTGCAATTGAAGGTGAATAA
- a CDS encoding class I SAM-dependent rRNA methyltransferase, with protein sequence MVTVWRLRTGADKRIRSGHPWVFSNELSVSPKGLPPGSPVELQDAKGQFLARGYGNPHSLIAFRALTFNSQDKEPTGFDFLHSKILNSWRVRKAAGFRGSFRLAFGESDYIPGIVLDYYVIDQGGKQAQVFVAQLVTAGMDLALQNTEAFFKGLAEKAKEQGLSSFDWNQTAVIIRNDVSVRKLEGLTNNEAKVVKDLPDFNLDHVEILLNAAGDAGVIKMSCDLREGQKTGFFLDQTHNIYLAIGLFKNWAKQQQTKTIRVLDLCCYVGHWSTQITRALKAEGFDVEVSLVDVSKTALAFAKENAEREGAKVTVHEMDVLEGLANLPTGQYDIVISDPPAFIKAKKDIPTGKAAYIKMNTHAFRLAKKNGFVASCSCSGLLEEDEFRDAIRKASLRNYSEVRSVLRGGHAADHPTLMQFPEGFYLKMYVHYIV encoded by the coding sequence ATGGTTACGGTTTGGAGACTCCGCACTGGAGCTGATAAACGCATTCGCAGTGGGCATCCCTGGGTTTTTTCCAATGAGCTGTCAGTCAGTCCGAAAGGTTTGCCGCCGGGTTCACCCGTGGAGCTTCAGGACGCCAAGGGGCAGTTCCTGGCAAGGGGTTACGGCAATCCGCATTCTTTAATCGCTTTCCGTGCGTTGACTTTCAATAGTCAGGACAAGGAACCAACGGGATTTGATTTTCTTCACAGCAAAATTCTAAATTCGTGGAGAGTGCGCAAGGCTGCGGGTTTTCGAGGAAGTTTCCGTCTGGCGTTCGGTGAATCTGACTACATTCCGGGGATCGTGCTGGATTACTATGTGATCGACCAGGGGGGGAAGCAGGCTCAGGTGTTTGTGGCCCAACTTGTGACAGCAGGAATGGATCTGGCATTGCAGAATACTGAAGCCTTCTTTAAAGGTTTGGCAGAGAAAGCCAAAGAACAGGGTTTGTCCTCGTTTGACTGGAATCAAACAGCTGTGATCATTCGCAATGATGTCAGTGTTCGCAAACTGGAAGGTCTGACCAACAATGAAGCGAAAGTTGTGAAGGATCTGCCTGATTTCAATTTAGATCACGTGGAAATTCTTTTGAATGCCGCGGGAGACGCTGGTGTTATCAAGATGAGTTGTGATCTGCGTGAAGGCCAAAAGACAGGGTTCTTTCTGGATCAGACTCATAACATTTATCTGGCAATCGGTCTTTTTAAAAACTGGGCAAAGCAACAACAGACCAAAACTATTCGTGTGTTGGATTTGTGCTGTTATGTGGGCCATTGGTCGACGCAAATCACCCGCGCTTTGAAGGCGGAGGGTTTTGATGTTGAAGTTTCCCTGGTGGATGTCTCTAAGACGGCTTTGGCTTTCGCCAAAGAGAATGCCGAGCGGGAAGGTGCCAAGGTTACCGTTCACGAAATGGATGTATTGGAAGGTTTGGCAAATTTGCCTACGGGCCAATATGACATTGTGATTTCGGATCCACCGGCGTTCATCAAAGCCAAAAAAGATATTCCAACCGGAAAAGCGGCCTATATTAAAATGAATACTCACGCTTTCCGTTTGGCAAAAAAGAATGGATTTGTGGCTTCATGCTCCTGTTCTGGTTTACTGGAAGAGGATGAATTCCGTGATGCGATCAGAAAAGCATCACTTAGGAACTACAGCGAAGTTCGCAGCGTTTTGCGCGGCGGGCATGCAGCGGATCATCCTACTTTGATGCAATTCCCAGAGGGTTTTTATCTGAAAATGTACGTGCATTATATCGTCTAA